From a single Streptomyces sp. NBC_01264 genomic region:
- a CDS encoding enoyl-CoA hydratase/isomerase family protein: protein MADSVLYEVTDGLATITINRPEAMNAMNTEAKVALRDAARAAAADPAVRAVLLTAAGNRAFCVGQDLKEHVGFLAADKEHGSSLTMNTVTEHYNPIVRALTEMPKPVVAGVNGVAAGAGFGFALAADFRVVADTASFNTSFAGVALTADSGVSWTLPRLIGGSRASDLLLFPRSVKAQEALDLGIANRVVPSEELAAEALAVARRLAEGPTVAYAALKESLAYGASRSLSEALDQEDVLQARAGASEDHGIAVAAFLAKQAPHYLGR, encoded by the coding sequence ATGGCCGACAGCGTGCTCTACGAAGTGACCGACGGACTCGCGACCATCACGATCAACCGTCCCGAGGCCATGAACGCCATGAACACCGAGGCCAAGGTCGCCCTGCGCGACGCGGCCCGGGCGGCGGCCGCGGATCCGGCCGTACGGGCGGTCCTGCTCACCGCGGCCGGCAACCGGGCGTTCTGCGTGGGCCAGGACCTCAAGGAACACGTCGGGTTCCTCGCGGCCGACAAGGAGCACGGCTCCTCGCTCACGATGAACACCGTCACGGAGCACTACAACCCGATCGTCCGGGCGCTGACGGAGATGCCGAAGCCGGTGGTCGCGGGCGTGAACGGCGTCGCGGCGGGCGCGGGCTTCGGATTCGCCCTGGCGGCGGACTTCCGCGTGGTCGCGGACACCGCCTCCTTCAACACCTCCTTCGCGGGGGTCGCCCTGACGGCCGACTCGGGCGTCTCGTGGACCCTGCCCCGCCTGATCGGCGGCTCGCGCGCCTCCGACCTGCTGCTCTTCCCCCGGTCCGTGAAGGCCCAGGAGGCCCTGGACCTCGGCATCGCGAACCGTGTCGTCCCGTCGGAGGAGCTGGCGGCCGAGGCGCTGGCCGTGGCCCGGCGGCTGGCCGAGGGCCCGACGGTCGCCTACGCGGCGCTGAAGGAATCCCTGGCGTACGGGGCCTCGCGGTCCCTCTCCGAGGCGCTGGACCAGGAGGACGTCCTGCAGGCCCGGGCCGGGGCCTCCGAGGACCACGGCATCGCCGTGGCGGCCTTCCTCGCGAAGCAGGCTCCGCACTACCTGGGCCGCTAG
- a CDS encoding DUF3117 domain-containing protein, producing MAAMKPRTGDGPLEVTKEGRGIVMRVPLEGGGRLVVELTPDEADALGDALKKVVG from the coding sequence ATGGCGGCCATGAAGCCGCGGACGGGCGACGGCCCGCTCGAGGTCACCAAGGAGGGGCGGGGCATCGTCATGCGCGTACCGCTCGAGGGCGGCGGTCGGCTCGTCGTCGAGCTGACTCCGGACGAGGCGGACGCCCTGGGTGACGCCCTGAAGAAGGTCGTCGGCTGA
- a CDS encoding O-methyltransferase — MRQLWGQERVITGNRQTSWAFADAFVAEDDALRWARDRSREAGLRSVSPGTGAALRLLAATADAKAVAEIGTGTGVSGIHLLHGMRADGVLTTVDPEADRQAFARQAFRAAGFAGNRARFIPGRALDVLPRLADGGYDLVFCDGDPAESLDYLAESLRLLRPGGLVCFEGVFSDGRTVDSAAQPVEVLRVRELLRSVRESPALEAALLPVGDGLLCAVRR; from the coding sequence TTGCGCCAACTATGGGGACAGGAGAGGGTCATTACCGGCAACCGGCAGACGAGCTGGGCGTTCGCCGACGCGTTTGTCGCCGAAGACGACGCTCTGCGATGGGCCCGCGACCGGTCCAGGGAAGCGGGACTGCGGTCCGTCTCCCCCGGCACCGGGGCCGCGCTGCGCCTGCTCGCCGCCACCGCGGACGCCAAGGCGGTCGCCGAGATCGGCACGGGAACCGGCGTGTCCGGCATCCACCTCCTGCACGGAATGCGCGCCGACGGGGTCCTGACCACGGTCGATCCCGAAGCGGACCGGCAGGCCTTCGCCCGCCAGGCCTTCCGCGCCGCCGGCTTCGCGGGCAACCGCGCCCGCTTCATCCCGGGCCGCGCCCTGGACGTACTGCCCCGGCTCGCCGACGGCGGATACGACCTCGTCTTCTGCGACGGGGACCCGGCGGAGTCGCTGGACTACCTCGCTGAATCGTTGCGCCTGCTGCGCCCCGGCGGCCTCGTCTGCTTCGAGGGAGTCTTCTCGGACGGCCGTACGGTCGACTCCGCGGCCCAGCCGGTGGAGGTGCTCCGCGTCCGCGAGCTGCTGCGCAGCGTCCGCGAGAGCCCGGCCCTGGAGGCCGCCCTGCTCCCGGTGGGCGACGGCCTGCTGTGCGCGGTCCGACGCTGA
- the sigE gene encoding RNA polymerase sigma factor SigE: MVGIPLDTTRADRGGAAAPVDRGGVLRRLFWSAGEPKSVTNIADRFRTVDTATTATFAADAGSQAWTPPSWEEIVSTHSARVYRLAYRLTGNQHDAEDLTQEVFVRVFRSLSTYTPGTFEGWLHRITTNLFLDMVRRKQRIRFDALADDAAERLPSREPSPQQVLHDTHFDADVQQALDTLAPEFRAAVVLCDIEGLSYEEIAATLGVKLGTVRSRIHRGRSHLRKALKHRSPEARAEQRALAGVALGAPGAGGEGGAE; this comes from the coding sequence ATGGTAGGGATTCCGCTGGACACCACCAGAGCCGACAGGGGAGGTGCGGCTGCGCCTGTGGATCGTGGGGGTGTCCTCCGACGCCTCTTCTGGTCGGCCGGTGAGCCGAAATCCGTGACCAACATTGCTGACCGTTTCCGCACCGTAGACACCGCAACCACCGCGACGTTCGCCGCCGATGCGGGCTCCCAGGCGTGGACCCCTCCCTCGTGGGAGGAGATCGTCAGCACGCACAGTGCGCGGGTCTACCGCCTCGCCTACAGGCTGACGGGCAACCAGCACGACGCCGAGGACCTGACGCAGGAAGTATTCGTCCGCGTCTTCCGCTCGCTGTCCACGTACACGCCCGGCACGTTCGAGGGCTGGCTGCACCGGATCACCACGAACCTCTTCCTCGACATGGTCCGCCGCAAGCAGCGGATCCGCTTCGACGCCCTCGCCGACGACGCCGCCGAGCGGCTGCCGAGCCGCGAGCCGTCCCCGCAGCAGGTGCTCCACGACACCCACTTCGACGCCGACGTGCAGCAGGCGCTGGACACCCTCGCGCCCGAGTTCCGTGCGGCCGTGGTGCTCTGCGACATCGAGGGCCTGTCGTACGAGGAGATCGCCGCCACGCTCGGCGTGAAGCTCGGCACCGTCCGCAGCCGTATCCACCGCGGCCGTTCCCACCTGCGCAAGGCGCTCAAGCACCGGTCTCCCGAGGCCCGTGCGGAGCAGCGCGCGCTGGCCGGTGTGGCGCTGGGCGCGCCCGGCGCCGGGGGAGAGGGCGGAGCCGAGTGA
- a CDS encoding anti-sigma factor family protein → MSGISPSSPSPAEHHLGDRLAALVDGELSHDARERVLAHLATCARCKAEADAQRRLKTMFVESAPPPLSAGLLARLQGLPGGGPEGPTGPSGPAGPFGPSAGADPFPSFGYAPAAAAAPPQQGFRIHEVGRQRRRFAFVAAGAVSLAAIALGGSLPMEAVEPNARGEAPAARTGPVVPVFDAVVREKRLPKPGVIPTLHPAAPLAPPAPSRPTTSASARPVSLYR, encoded by the coding sequence GTGAGCGGGATCAGTCCGTCCTCCCCGTCGCCTGCCGAACACCACCTGGGCGACCGGCTCGCTGCCCTGGTGGACGGGGAGTTGAGCCACGACGCGCGCGAGCGGGTCCTGGCCCACCTGGCGACCTGTGCCAGGTGCAAGGCCGAGGCCGATGCGCAGCGTCGCCTGAAGACCATGTTCGTGGAGAGCGCGCCGCCTCCGCTGTCGGCCGGGCTGCTGGCGCGGTTGCAGGGGCTGCCCGGAGGCGGCCCCGAGGGCCCGACCGGGCCGTCAGGGCCTGCCGGTCCCTTCGGCCCGTCGGCGGGAGCCGACCCCTTCCCCTCCTTCGGCTACGCGCCCGCGGCCGCCGCCGCGCCGCCGCAACAGGGCTTCCGGATACACGAGGTGGGCCGTCAGCGGCGCCGCTTCGCGTTCGTGGCCGCCGGAGCGGTGTCGCTCGCCGCGATCGCGCTGGGGGGCTCGCTGCCGATGGAAGCGGTCGAGCCCAATGCCCGGGGCGAGGCACCGGCCGCGCGTACGGGACCCGTCGTCCCGGTGTTCGACGCGGTGGTCCGGGAGAAGCGCCTGCCGAAGCCGGGCGTCATCCCGACGCTCCACCCGGCCGCCCCCCTGGCGCCCCCGGCGCCCTCCCGTCCGACCACGTCGGCCTCCGCCCGCCCGGTATCCCTGTACCGCTAG
- a CDS encoding S1C family serine protease: protein MSDSQQTDPAADPVPALLPRWWSRPAVTAGAHEASVPPPRAAESPADPDPVAAQGPAPAPVPQWWSRPAQPVAAHEEPVPPPPSDAQADPEPRYDPWGARPLQPVDHGREGSRRLRLRQGILIGLGIALLAGGIGGYAGVLAERQAGTRLELPQAAPADRGRAPDSVAGIAATALPGVVTLHVNGAESSSTGTGFVLDGQGHILTNNHVVNGARTITVTFSTGESVPAELVGGDTGYDLAVVKVEGVRGLRPLALGNSENVQVGDPVVAIGAPFDLSNTVTAGIISATGRPITAGGDKGDGSDVSYVDALQTDAPINPGNSGGPLLDARAQVIGINSAIRGGDGGDSSGQQRGSIGLGFAIPVNQGKRVAEELMRTGRATHPVIGVTLDMEYSGDGARVGEKGEGGKPAVTAGGPGARAGIRPGDVITKVDGVRVHGGDELVIKIRAHRPGDRLTLTVLREGRERTLEVVLGSANGS from the coding sequence ATGTCCGACAGCCAGCAGACCGATCCGGCGGCGGATCCGGTCCCCGCCCTCCTGCCCCGGTGGTGGAGCCGGCCCGCGGTGACCGCCGGGGCGCACGAGGCCTCCGTACCGCCGCCGCGGGCGGCCGAGTCGCCAGCGGACCCGGATCCGGTGGCAGCGCAGGGCCCGGCCCCCGCACCGGTGCCCCAGTGGTGGAGCCGGCCCGCGCAGCCGGTCGCCGCGCACGAGGAACCCGTACCGCCCCCGCCGAGCGACGCGCAGGCGGACCCGGAGCCGCGGTACGACCCGTGGGGTGCGCGGCCGCTCCAGCCGGTGGACCACGGCCGGGAGGGCTCCCGCCGGCTGCGGCTGCGCCAGGGCATCCTCATCGGCCTCGGCATCGCCCTCCTGGCCGGCGGCATCGGCGGTTACGCCGGAGTCCTCGCCGAGCGGCAGGCCGGCACCCGGCTCGAACTCCCGCAGGCGGCCCCCGCCGACCGCGGCCGGGCTCCCGACAGCGTGGCCGGGATCGCCGCCACCGCACTGCCCGGTGTGGTCACCCTGCACGTCAACGGCGCGGAGAGCAGTTCGACCGGCACCGGCTTCGTCCTCGACGGGCAGGGCCACATCCTCACCAACAACCACGTGGTCAACGGGGCCCGGACCATAACGGTCACCTTCAGCACCGGTGAGAGCGTCCCCGCCGAGCTGGTCGGCGGCGACACCGGCTACGACCTGGCCGTCGTCAAGGTCGAAGGGGTACGGGGCCTGCGCCCGCTCGCGCTCGGCAACTCCGAGAACGTCCAGGTCGGTGACCCGGTGGTGGCCATCGGGGCCCCCTTCGACCTCTCCAACACGGTGACCGCCGGAATCATCAGCGCCACCGGCCGCCCCATCACCGCCGGGGGAGACAAGGGCGACGGCAGCGACGTCAGTTACGTCGACGCCCTCCAGACCGACGCCCCCATCAACCCCGGCAACTCCGGCGGACCGCTCCTCGACGCCCGGGCCCAGGTCATCGGCATCAACAGCGCCATCCGCGGGGGCGACGGCGGGGACAGCTCCGGGCAGCAGCGCGGCAGCATCGGTCTCGGCTTCGCCATCCCGGTGAACCAGGGCAAGCGCGTCGCCGAGGAGCTGATGCGCACCGGCCGCGCCACCCATCCCGTCATCGGCGTCACCCTGGACATGGAGTACTCCGGCGACGGGGCCCGGGTCGGGGAGAAGGGCGAGGGCGGGAAGCCGGCGGTCACCGCGGGCGGGCCCGGAGCCCGCGCGGGGATCCGGCCGGGCGACGTGATCACGAAGGTCGACGGCGTACGAGTGCACGGCGGCGACGAGCTCGTGATCAAGATCCGGGCCCACCGGCCGGGCGACCGGCTCACCCTCACCGTGCTGCGCGAGGGCAGGGAGCGCACGCTGGAAGTGGTCCTCGGCTCGGCGAACGGTTCGTGA
- a CDS encoding sec-independent translocase, whose product MFNDIGALELVTIVVLAILIFGPDKLPKVIQDVTGVIRKIRAFSDSAKQDIRSELGPEFKDFEFEDLNPKNFIRKQLTENEDLKEIRSSFDLRKELNDVTDAVNGKEPEAVPAADGSPAAAAPGAGPDMVKKPATPAQEQLTRFDADAT is encoded by the coding sequence GTGTTCAACGACATAGGCGCACTCGAGCTGGTCACGATCGTGGTGCTCGCCATTCTCATCTTCGGCCCGGACAAACTGCCCAAGGTCATCCAGGACGTCACGGGCGTCATCCGGAAGATCCGCGCGTTCTCGGACAGCGCGAAGCAGGACATCCGCTCCGAGCTCGGGCCGGAGTTCAAGGACTTCGAGTTCGAGGACCTGAACCCGAAGAACTTCATCCGCAAGCAGCTGACCGAGAACGAGGACCTCAAGGAGATCCGGAGCAGCTTCGATCTCCGCAAGGAACTCAACGACGTCACCGACGCGGTCAACGGCAAGGAGCCCGAGGCGGTCCCGGCCGCCGACGGCAGCCCCGCCGCCGCCGCGCCGGGCGCCGGGCCGGACATGGTCAAGAAGCCCGCGACCCCCGCGCAGGAGCAGCTCACGCGCTTCGACGCCGACGCGACCTGA
- a CDS encoding Mrp/NBP35 family ATP-binding protein, which produces MATDTSSASAAAVPEQDAILDALATVNDPEIHRPITELGMVKSVEIGDGGEVAVTVFLTVSGCPMRETITNLVTEAVQRVPGVTSVSVTLDVMSDEQRKDLAATLRGGTAEREVPFAQPGSLTRVYAVASGKGGVGKSSVTVNLAAAMAADGLKVGVVDADIYGHSVPRMLGVEGRPTQVENMIMPPSAHGVKVISIGMFTPGNAPVVWRGPMLHRALQQFLADVYWGDLDVLLLDLPPGTGDIAISVAQLVPNAEILVVTTPQQAAAEVAERAGSIAVQTHQKIVGVVENMSGLPCPHCDEMVDVFGSGGGQKVADGLTKTIGANVPVLGSIPIDVRLREGGDDGTPVVLSDPDSPAGAALRAIAGKLGGRARGLAGMSLGITPRNKF; this is translated from the coding sequence ATGGCTACCGACACAAGCTCCGCCTCCGCCGCTGCCGTGCCCGAGCAGGACGCGATCCTGGACGCGCTGGCGACGGTGAACGACCCCGAGATCCACCGGCCCATCACCGAGCTGGGCATGGTCAAATCGGTGGAGATCGGCGACGGCGGCGAGGTCGCCGTCACCGTGTTCCTGACCGTGTCGGGCTGCCCCATGCGCGAGACCATCACCAACCTGGTCACCGAGGCCGTGCAGCGGGTCCCCGGCGTCACCTCGGTCTCCGTCACGCTGGACGTGATGAGCGACGAGCAGCGCAAGGACCTCGCGGCGACCCTGCGCGGCGGCACCGCCGAGCGCGAGGTCCCCTTCGCCCAGCCCGGCTCGCTGACCCGCGTCTACGCGGTCGCCTCCGGCAAGGGCGGCGTCGGCAAGTCCTCGGTCACCGTGAACCTGGCGGCGGCGATGGCGGCCGACGGCCTCAAGGTCGGTGTCGTCGACGCCGACATCTACGGCCACAGCGTGCCGCGCATGCTCGGCGTGGAGGGCCGCCCCACCCAGGTCGAGAACATGATCATGCCGCCGTCGGCGCACGGCGTGAAGGTCATCTCCATCGGCATGTTCACCCCGGGCAACGCACCCGTGGTGTGGCGCGGTCCGATGCTGCACCGGGCCCTCCAGCAGTTCCTGGCCGACGTGTACTGGGGCGACCTGGACGTCCTGCTGCTCGACCTGCCGCCGGGCACGGGCGACATCGCGATCTCCGTGGCGCAGCTCGTGCCGAACGCCGAGATCCTCGTCGTGACCACCCCGCAGCAGGCGGCGGCCGAGGTCGCGGAGCGGGCCGGCTCGATCGCCGTGCAGACGCACCAGAAGATCGTCGGCGTCGTCGAGAACATGTCCGGGCTGCCCTGCCCGCACTGCGACGAGATGGTCGACGTGTTCGGCTCCGGCGGTGGCCAGAAGGTCGCCGACGGCCTGACGAAGACGATCGGCGCGAACGTGCCGGTGCTGGGCTCGATCCCGATCGACGTCCGGCTGCGCGAGGGCGGCGACGACGGCACCCCGGTCGTCCTGTCCGACCCCGACTCCCCCGCCGGCGCGGCCCTGCGCGCCATCGCCGGCAAGCTCGGCGGCCGGGCCCGCGGCCTGGCCGGCATGTCCCTGGGCATCACCCCGCGCAACAAGTTCTGA
- a CDS encoding DUF1003 domain-containing protein: MAEAAAERAERSSFERGERAKAGQSSGASALTRSRTRLDLPRPARRRLLPEYDPEAFGRLSERVARFLGTGRFIVWMTVVIIIWVLWNIFAPVNVRFDQYPFIFLTLMLSLQASYAAPLILLAQNRQDDRDRVNLEQDRKQNERSLADTEYLTREIAALRMGLGEVATRDWIRSEFQDLIKEMDERRLFPAESDEGDR, from the coding sequence TTGGCGGAGGCCGCCGCGGAGCGGGCGGAACGTTCCTCCTTCGAGCGCGGCGAGCGGGCGAAGGCGGGCCAGTCGTCGGGGGCGAGCGCGCTGACGCGCTCGCGCACCCGGCTCGACCTGCCGCGCCCGGCCCGGCGCCGGCTGCTGCCCGAGTACGACCCGGAGGCCTTCGGGCGGCTCTCGGAGCGGGTCGCCCGGTTCCTCGGCACCGGCCGGTTCATCGTCTGGATGACCGTCGTCATCATCATCTGGGTGCTGTGGAACATCTTCGCCCCGGTGAACGTGCGCTTCGACCAGTACCCCTTCATCTTCCTGACCCTGATGCTCTCGCTCCAGGCCTCCTACGCGGCCCCGCTGATCCTGCTGGCGCAGAACCGCCAGGACGACCGGGACCGGGTCAACCTGGAGCAGGACCGCAAGCAGAACGAGCGCTCGCTCGCCGACACCGAGTACCTGACCCGGGAGATCGCGGCCCTGCGGATGGGTCTGGGCGAGGTCGCCACGCGCGACTGGATCCGGTCCGAGTTCCAGGATCTGATCAAGGAGATGGACGAGCGGCGGCTATTCCCCGCGGAGAGTGACGAAGGCGACCGCTAG
- a CDS encoding magnesium transporter MgtE N-terminal domain-containing protein → MAAGAPRIFVSHLSGVPVFDPNGDQVGRVRDLVAMLRVGGRPPRLLGLVVEVVSRRRIFLPMTRVTGVESGQVITTGVVNMRRFEQRPTERLILGELLDRRVRLVADDEEVTVLDVAIQQLPARRDWEIDRIFVRKGKSGALRRRGETLTVEWSAVTGFSLEEHGQGAENLVATFEQMRPADVANVLHHLTPKRRAEVASALDDDRLADVMEELPEDEQVEILGKLKEERAADVLEAMDPDDAADLLSELPEDDKERLLTLMRPDDAADVRRLLSYEENTAGGLMTTEPIVLRPDATVADALARVRQSDLSPALAAQVYVCRPPDETPTGKYLGTVHFQRLLRDPPFTLVSSIVDTGLAPLRPDSSLPVVTSYLAAYNMVAVPVVDESGSLLGAVTVDDVLDHLLPDDWRETDFHSEGPGGPEDSERAEGALRGD, encoded by the coding sequence ATGGCGGCAGGCGCCCCACGGATCTTCGTCTCGCATCTGTCGGGTGTGCCCGTCTTCGACCCCAACGGCGACCAGGTGGGCCGGGTCCGCGACCTCGTCGCGATGCTGCGCGTGGGCGGCCGGCCGCCCCGGCTGCTCGGCCTGGTGGTCGAGGTGGTCAGCCGGCGGCGGATCTTCCTGCCCATGACCCGGGTGACGGGCGTCGAGTCCGGCCAGGTGATCACCACCGGCGTGGTCAACATGCGGCGCTTCGAGCAGCGTCCCACCGAGCGGCTGATCCTCGGCGAGCTGCTGGACCGGCGGGTGCGCCTGGTCGCGGACGACGAGGAGGTCACCGTCCTGGACGTGGCCATCCAGCAGCTGCCGGCCCGGCGCGACTGGGAGATCGACCGGATCTTCGTACGGAAGGGCAAGTCGGGTGCGCTGCGGCGGCGCGGCGAGACCCTGACCGTGGAGTGGTCGGCCGTGACGGGCTTCTCGCTGGAGGAGCACGGGCAGGGCGCCGAGAACCTGGTCGCCACCTTCGAGCAGATGCGCCCCGCGGACGTGGCGAACGTCCTGCACCACCTGACGCCGAAGCGGCGTGCCGAGGTGGCGAGCGCGCTGGACGACGACCGGCTCGCGGACGTCATGGAGGAGCTGCCCGAGGACGAGCAGGTGGAGATCCTCGGGAAGCTGAAGGAGGAGCGCGCGGCCGACGTCCTGGAGGCGATGGACCCGGACGACGCGGCCGACCTGCTCTCGGAGCTGCCGGAGGACGACAAGGAACGGCTGCTGACGCTGATGCGGCCGGACGACGCCGCCGACGTGCGACGCCTGCTGTCGTACGAGGAGAACACCGCGGGCGGTCTGATGACCACGGAGCCGATCGTGCTGCGGCCCGACGCGACGGTCGCCGACGCGCTGGCCCGCGTACGGCAGTCGGACCTGTCGCCGGCGCTGGCGGCGCAGGTGTACGTGTGCCGGCCGCCGGACGAGACGCCGACGGGCAAGTACCTGGGCACGGTGCACTTCCAGCGGCTGCTGCGCGATCCGCCGTTCACCCTGGTCAGCTCGATCGTGGACACGGGGCTGGCGCCGCTGCGGCCGGACTCCTCGCTGCCGGTGGTCACCAGCTACCTGGCCGCGTACAACATGGTCGCGGTCCCGGTGGTCGACGAAAGCGGCTCGCTGCTGGGCGCGGTCACCGTGGACGACGTACTGGACCACCTGCTGCCGGACGACTGGCGGGAGACGGACTTCCATTCGGAGGGCCCCGGGGGTCCCGAGGATTCCGAGCGTGCGGAAGGAGCCCTCCGTGGGGACTGA
- a CDS encoding magnesium and cobalt transport protein CorA translates to MSMLPYLRAAVRPALRRSTPAQPGYDTTRDPSAISAVVDCAVYRDGRRAGRARGISCLTPREALREVREDGGFAWIGLHEPTEAEFAGIAAVFGLHPLAVEDAVHAHQRPKLERYDDTLFTVFKTIHYVEHAELTATSEVVETGEVMCFTGPDFVITVRHGGHGSLKGLRHRLQDDPALLAKGPSAVLHSLADHVVDGYIAVAAAVQDDIDEVESAVFAAPAKGSARGGDAGRIYQLKREVLEFKRAVSPLLRPMELLSERPMRLVEPDIQKYFRDVADHLARVHEQVVGFDELLNSILQANLAQATVAQNEDMRKITSWAAIIAVPTMICGVYGMNFEHMPELQWRYGYPMVMATIAGTCFTIHRALRRHGWL, encoded by the coding sequence ATGTCGATGCTGCCCTACCTCCGTGCCGCCGTCCGCCCCGCGCTGCGCAGGTCCACCCCGGCCCAGCCCGGCTACGACACCACCCGTGACCCGTCCGCCATCAGCGCGGTGGTCGACTGCGCCGTCTACCGCGACGGCCGGCGCGCCGGGCGCGCACGGGGCATCTCCTGCCTGACGCCCCGTGAGGCGCTGCGCGAGGTCCGCGAGGACGGCGGTTTCGCGTGGATCGGCCTGCACGAGCCGACGGAGGCCGAGTTCGCCGGGATCGCCGCCGTGTTCGGGCTGCACCCGCTCGCGGTGGAGGACGCGGTGCACGCGCACCAGCGTCCGAAGCTGGAGCGGTACGACGACACCCTCTTCACCGTCTTCAAGACGATCCACTACGTCGAGCACGCCGAACTCACCGCCACCAGCGAGGTGGTGGAGACCGGCGAGGTGATGTGCTTCACCGGCCCCGACTTCGTCATCACCGTCCGGCACGGCGGCCACGGCTCCCTCAAGGGCCTGCGCCACCGCCTCCAGGACGACCCGGCGCTCCTCGCCAAGGGCCCCTCCGCCGTCCTGCACTCCCTCGCGGACCACGTGGTCGACGGGTACATCGCCGTCGCCGCGGCCGTGCAGGACGACATCGACGAGGTGGAGAGCGCGGTCTTCGCCGCCCCCGCCAAGGGCAGTGCGCGCGGCGGAGACGCGGGCCGGATCTACCAGCTCAAGCGCGAGGTGCTGGAGTTCAAGCGGGCCGTCTCCCCGCTGCTGCGCCCCATGGAGCTGCTCAGCGAGCGCCCGATGCGGCTGGTGGAGCCCGACATCCAGAAGTACTTCCGCGACGTCGCCGACCACCTGGCCCGGGTGCACGAGCAGGTCGTCGGCTTCGACGAGCTGCTGAACTCCATCCTCCAGGCCAACCTGGCGCAGGCGACCGTCGCGCAGAACGAGGACATGCGCAAGATCACCTCCTGGGCGGCGATCATCGCCGTGCCCACGATGATCTGCGGGGTGTACGGGATGAACTTCGAGCACATGCCGGAGCTCCAGTGGCGCTACGGCTATCCGATGGTGATGGCCACCATCGCGGGGACCTGCTTCACCATCCACCGGGCCCTGCGCCGCCACGGCTGGCTGTGA
- a CDS encoding suppressor of fused domain protein, whose product MAEILALVEARLRAALGEPDARAAVTFLGTDRFEILRFTEGDLVRYATLGMSAQPMTDPTTVVADPVRGPRAELVLTVRGGLAPTDKLLRPLAVLAASPQVEGLVVAPGASLDVGEPLWDGAPFTSVLVAEPGGLVEDLVLDDPMDPVSFFPLLPMTANEAAWKRVHGAAALQERWLARGTDLRDPLRTAVALD is encoded by the coding sequence ATGGCAGAAATTCTGGCCCTTGTGGAAGCCCGGCTGCGCGCCGCCCTCGGCGAACCCGACGCCCGCGCCGCCGTCACCTTCCTGGGCACCGACCGGTTCGAGATCCTCCGCTTCACCGAGGGCGACCTCGTGCGGTACGCGACCCTCGGCATGTCCGCCCAGCCCATGACCGACCCCACGACGGTGGTCGCCGACCCGGTCCGCGGCCCGCGCGCGGAGCTCGTACTGACCGTACGGGGCGGGCTCGCGCCCACCGACAAGCTGCTGCGGCCGCTGGCCGTGCTGGCGGCGTCGCCCCAGGTGGAAGGACTCGTCGTGGCGCCCGGCGCCTCACTGGACGTGGGCGAACCCCTCTGGGACGGGGCCCCGTTCACCTCGGTGCTCGTGGCGGAGCCCGGCGGTCTGGTGGAGGACCTGGTCCTGGACGACCCGATGGACCCCGTCTCCTTCTTCCCCCTCCTGCCGATGACGGCGAACGAGGCGGCGTGGAAGCGCGTCCACGGCGCGGCCGCCCTCCAGGAACGCTGGCTCGCGCGCGGCACGGATCTGCGGGACCCTCTGCGTACGGCAGTCGCACTGGACTGA
- a CDS encoding DUF6758 family protein, with translation MRGEPSCPKCGGRVRAPGLFADSWQCTVHGTVHPLQPVIPPSVEGLGVVVHRAQVPVWMPWPLPVGWLFTGIASAGDDRSGGRATAVACSGPGPLGGLGELLLIAEELGVGLGARFAGLDAPDPGPFMNVSAPPHAKVVAAGRPTPLWHVTGVPDDRAVFAGEARGLWLWAIVWPEQSGLLMYDELVLTDLRDAGSEVELLPCGALSPRIIS, from the coding sequence ATGAGGGGCGAACCGAGTTGCCCGAAGTGTGGTGGCCGGGTCAGGGCGCCCGGTCTTTTCGCCGACTCCTGGCAGTGCACGGTGCACGGCACCGTCCATCCACTGCAGCCCGTGATCCCGCCGAGCGTCGAAGGCCTCGGCGTGGTGGTGCACCGGGCGCAGGTGCCGGTGTGGATGCCCTGGCCGCTGCCCGTCGGCTGGCTCTTCACCGGGATCGCCTCCGCCGGTGACGACCGCAGTGGCGGCCGGGCCACGGCCGTGGCCTGCTCCGGTCCCGGTCCGCTCGGCGGTCTCGGTGAGCTGCTGCTGATCGCCGAGGAACTGGGCGTCGGCCTGGGCGCGCGGTTCGCCGGCCTCGACGCACCCGACCCGGGCCCCTTCATGAACGTCTCCGCCCCGCCGCACGCCAAGGTGGTCGCCGCCGGGCGCCCGACACCGCTCTGGCACGTCACCGGCGTCCCCGACGACCGGGCCGTCTTCGCGGGCGAGGCGCGCGGGCTGTGGCTGTGGGCGATCGTCTGGCCGGAGCAGTCGGGCCTGCTGATGTACGACGAGCTGGTGCTGACCGACCTGCGCGACGCGGGATCCGAGGTCGAGCTGCTGCCCTGCGGAGCCTTGAGCCCCCGCATTATTTCCTGA